Below is a genomic region from candidate division SR1 bacterium Aalborg_AAW-1.
GGGTAATGAAAAATTGACTTCCATTCGTACCAGGTCCTGCATTTGCCATAGAGAGCACTCAGGCGCTATCGTGTCTGAGATCGGGATGGAATTCGTCAGTAAAATTATATCCTGGCCCACCAGTTCCTGTTCCTAGAGGACAACCTCCTTGAATCATAAAATCATTGATCACACGATGGAACGTGAGTCCATCATAGAAGCCTTCTTGTGCGAGAGTGACGAAATTAGTGACCGTATAAGGAGTTTTTTCTGACTCGAGTGTGAGACGAATCGGACCTTTGGAGGTGTATAGAGTAGCGTGATGCATGAGAGTATATATGAATTACAATTATAAAAGATGAAGTTATTAGTTATGCTGTCCTAGGTATTTAATCTGACGAATATGACTTATAAATGCTTGTGTTATCGTTTTGTATGAGTTATATGTGATTCCATATTTTGCACATACTTCTTGAACAATAGGAGCTATTTTGGGATAATGAACGTGAGAGATATGAGAGAAAAGATGATGTTCTACCTGATAGTTGAGCCCTCAAAGAAGCCAAGTTCGTACTTTATTACCCATGGCAAAGTTCGCCGTTGTTTGTAGTTCGTGAACTATTCGATGTTCCGGTATTCTAAAATCAATATGTGATTTCATCTGCGTTTTTTCCAGAACATGAGCGAGTTGAAATACAGTATTTAAGACGACTCCCATAGCAAAGAACATGATAAACATCCCTAATAATGCTTGCCATCGTCCGACAAATAAGGCAGGTATAAGGAAATAGATAGCTATCATAGCTACCTTTGTCCCTCGAAACAGAGAATGTTGTCAGAGTGATAATTTTTTGAGTTTCATACTACCAACCTTTCTGGTGAAGTATCTCTTATAATCTCCATAAAACATCATCGCAATAATACCTAAGCCATAGAGCGGAAGGAAATACAGATGCTGAAATCTATGAATAGGTTTTCTCTGCTGATCAGGATGAAAACGGAAGATAGGTCGAGAATCGATATCATCATCATATTGATCAATATTCGTATAGGTATGATGGAGTACATTGTGCTGCATTTGCCAGAATGAGAGATGAGAACCGAGGAGATTCATGCTATATCCCATGAGTTGATTGAGCCATTTTTTCTTTGAATACCCTCCATGTCCACCATCATGCATGACATTGAAACCAATCAAACCTCCGATCAGTCAGAAGAGAATATAGCTTCCAATCACTGCTCGAAGAGATTGTGCTACAAAAAGGATAAGACTATACGCAGCAATCCAAGCTACGAAGAGAATGATGGTTTTACTATACAGATGTCGATTCCCTTTATCACTGATATTATTAGTTTCAAAATGGTCTTTTACCTTTGTCTTGAGTTCGTTATAGAATTCTTTGGAGGTATTGAAGTTGAATTGGATAGGTTTCATAGATAGCTTTTGATAGAAATAAATTATTCTTCTTGAAGATCATCATCATCAGATGATTCTTGGTCTGTATCATTCGTATTATTTCTTGAACGGCGTCGTTGTGATATTTTATCATTCGTCTGAGGGATGAGTCTAGCAAAGATCGTGGTAATCAATGCAATCGCATAATAATCAAAACCAATAGCCATCCCAATCGCTCCCGCAAGCCATACTCAGGCAGCAGTGGTCAGATTTTTTACTTTGTTGTCATTGATAAAGATGAGTCCGGCTCAGAGAAATCAGATACCTGATACGATCTGGGCAGCAATCCTCGAGGTCGATGCAGGATCGATGTTTTCTGATAAGAAAGTAAAGAGCATCGCTCCGATGATGACGAAGGTGAAGGTAGTGATACCCGCATTTTTTCCTCTGGCTGCTCTCTCTTGTCCGATGATATATCCAGCGATAATACAAACGAGTATTTTGATGATAAATTCTACTTCTACGCTATTGTGTAGCAGTGAGAGATAATAACCGATATGATCCATAAGAAGAGTAGTGATAATAAAAGATTAACTTTTCTGACTGTCTTTCCAGTCTAGATAGAGTTCTTCGACTTTCTCGCGAGCTCGAGGAGTCTTACGGAGAAATTTCAGCGAAGAATTGAGACTAGGATTGTGATTGAAACAATTGATCGGAACCATCTCTCCAAGTTTTGCTCGTCAAAATGCCTCGTATAATTCGAAGACGATCTTGTGAAGTGAAATACCGTGTAGAGGATTGTTGGGTTGTAAATGATCCATTGAGTAACTTATTATAAAGTTAGTTTATAATGATTTTTATTTTTTAGATATGATGGTATTGAAATATTTGCCAACATTTGTAATTGCTTGCATTAATATTTCATTATTGATATCTTTTAAATATTTAAGTCTATAGGGTGTTGGTATATTTGGATTATCGTCAAAATTTGTCTTTGTAAGGAAACAGACTTCTTTTTGTGTCATGACAATAATACTATGTGCAAAACCATATAGTTCCCTATCAGCATATTGCTGAATAGTTTTATCAAGATAATGATAAGCCTCGTTTTGAATTTTCATAATACTACATTAATACATCAACTAAATTTATATAGAAGTTTAGTATAGGGAATAATATTTAAGGCGTAATCCTATTCGCATATCTAGGAAATGGAATAGTTTCACGAATATGATGCAATCCACAAAACCATCTGACTAATCTCTCCAGTCCATATCCAAATCCAGCATGAGGCACAGTACCGTATTTACGGAGATCAAGATACCAGTCGAAGGTAGCAGGATCTAATCCATGATCTTTGATCTTCTGTAGCAGTACATCATAGTCATCATCTCTGGTGCTACTTCCTACAACTTCTCCACATCACTCTGGTGCTAGTAAATCACTACAGAGAGCGAATCATGGCATGTTTGGATCTTCTTTGGTATAGAAAGCTTTGATACCCATCGGGAAGTGTGTCACGAAAATCGGAGTATCTACCATCTCCATATATTGCATCTCGATATCTGATCCGACATCATCACCTTGCTTCACCTCGAATCATTTCGCGATGAGATCATCGACCCATTGTGCATGCGTCATACGAATCCATGGTTTGTCTACGATAGACTGGAGTGGTGTCGCATCACGCCCAAGTAAGGTCAGATCTTTTGCGTTTTTTTCTAAGACTTGGGTGATGATATACTTGAGCATATCTTCTTGGATCTGCATGT
It encodes:
- a CDS encoding putative Mg(2+) transport ATPase, with the protein product MDHIGYYLSLLHNSVEVEFIIKILVCIIAGYIIGQERAARGKNAGITTFTFVIIGAMLFTFLSENIDPASTSRIAAQIVSGIGFLGAGLIFINDNKVKNLTTAAGVWLAGAIGMAIGFDYYAIALITTIFARLIPQTNDKISQRRRSRNNTNDTDQESSDDDDLQEE
- the desA3 gene encoding Stearoyl-CoA 9-desaturase; this translates as MKPIQFNFNTSKEFYNELKTKVKDHFETNNISDKGNRHLYSKTIILFVAWIAAYSLILFVAQSLRAVIGSYILFGLIGGLIGFNVMHDGGHGGYSKKKWLNQLMGYSMNLLGSHLSFWQMQHNVLHHTYTNIDQYDDDIDSRPIFRFHPDQQRKPIHRFQHLYFLPLYGLGIIAMMFYGDYKRYFTRKVGSMKLKKLSLGQHSLFRGTKVAMIAIYFLIPALFVGRWQALLGMFIMFFAMGVVLNTVFQLAHVLEKTQMKSHIDFRIPEHRIVHELQTTANFAMGNKVRTWLLGGLNYQVEHHLFSHISHVHYPKIAPIVQEVCAKYGITYNSYKTITQAFISHIRQIKYLGQHN
- the ppiB gene encoding putative peptidyl-prolyl cis-trans isomerase; the protein is MHHATLYTSKGPIRLTLESEKTPYTVTNFVTLAQEGFYDGLTFHRVINDFMIQGGCPLGTGTGGPGYNFTDEFHPDLRHDSAGVLSMANAGPGTNGSQFFITHLETPRLDGKHTVFGKVVDLTDMDVVNSIEQDDIIERIEIHTITLPDETQEFADAIKVAIKSLVL